A stretch of Fibrobacter sp. DNA encodes these proteins:
- a CDS encoding cellulase family glycosylhydrolase: MMNKHLFKGLITATLILGTAILSSAQTPVARHGNLTTSGAYLLNKNGNIVQLRGMSFYWSRTDWPGYTYYNTSTVDFLVDSWKCSVVRVAYANGSGWDGVKTVIERAISKGIYVIIDWHSHNAHNEEQQAIAFFKEQAQKYKNTPNVIFEVYNEPITAGGATTGTIEDAAKTWGAIKSYLKNVTQAIRNEGANNLIILGTPYYCQFVGIAASDQIKDNSGNPYKNVAYAFHFYAASHGPNAYYVINGDDGGVGMESTYLGNGLGRVPIFVSEWGTSHSNGGQEGKNQLDRTNTNWWFDKYINGKYKLSWCNWSVSSHERSSCFSGGTNPSESGQIVKDLLAAQSTDEYEPEWKSGIEGPAKDASFNMPGTRAARQFNRYYGSVQQAKVSFVDRDQIDVRTANDSCLKVNTSGDDNWVSYKFNLSVATSKIVIRTLAKAGDGNIEVYVDNTKAGEISVQKSTTWTSIVTNINVPAGQHTVKLRFVNTTGSGYMIEWIELTNVITAIDNALPQYRINNADPEIVVNKRGFRIDFPHSHGFTAYSIIGANGRVIRSGSINQSKSELNISGLPGGMWLIRLDNLNGAKLFKTVVSGK; the protein is encoded by the coding sequence ATGATGAATAAACATCTATTTAAGGGGTTAATTACCGCAACCCTGATACTTGGAACTGCGATTCTCAGTTCAGCACAAACTCCTGTGGCGAGACATGGCAATCTTACAACCAGTGGAGCCTACCTCCTGAATAAGAATGGAAATATCGTCCAGCTTAGAGGCATGAGCTTTTATTGGAGCAGAACCGACTGGCCCGGGTACACCTATTATAATACAAGCACTGTAGATTTCCTTGTTGATTCCTGGAAGTGCTCTGTGGTCCGGGTAGCATATGCCAATGGCAGTGGATGGGATGGCGTCAAAACAGTTATTGAAAGAGCCATTTCCAAGGGAATCTATGTGATTATCGACTGGCACTCCCATAATGCGCACAATGAAGAGCAGCAGGCAATAGCTTTTTTCAAAGAACAGGCCCAAAAGTACAAAAATACTCCGAATGTGATTTTTGAAGTCTATAATGAACCAATCACAGCCGGCGGCGCTACCACCGGCACTATTGAGGATGCAGCGAAAACCTGGGGGGCCATAAAGTCCTACCTTAAAAATGTTACTCAGGCGATCCGTAATGAGGGCGCCAATAACCTCATTATCCTGGGTACACCCTATTACTGCCAGTTTGTCGGAATAGCTGCATCCGATCAAATCAAAGATAACAGCGGCAATCCTTATAAAAATGTAGCCTACGCTTTCCATTTTTATGCTGCCAGCCATGGCCCCAATGCATACTATGTAATAAATGGTGATGATGGCGGGGTTGGAATGGAATCAACATATCTGGGTAACGGACTGGGACGCGTCCCGATATTTGTCAGCGAATGGGGGACATCTCATTCTAACGGCGGGCAAGAGGGAAAGAACCAACTCGATAGAACAAATACAAATTGGTGGTTTGACAAATATATCAACGGCAAATACAAGCTAAGCTGGTGCAACTGGTCTGTTTCATCTCACGAAAGATCGAGCTGCTTCTCCGGAGGCACAAACCCCAGCGAATCCGGTCAGATAGTAAAGGACCTGCTTGCGGCTCAGTCGACTGATGAGTATGAACCGGAATGGAAATCAGGAATTGAAGGTCCTGCAAAGGATGCTTCTTTTAATATGCCTGGTACTCGTGCAGCCAGACAATTCAACAGATACTACGGCAGTGTACAGCAGGCAAAAGTCAGCTTTGTGGACAGAGACCAGATAGATGTCAGAACAGCTAATGATTCTTGTCTTAAGGTCAACACATCGGGAGATGATAACTGGGTTTCCTATAAATTCAACCTGTCAGTCGCTACAAGTAAAATTGTTATCCGGACTTTGGCAAAAGCAGGAGACGGCAATATAGAGGTTTATGTGGATAATACAAAAGCAGGTGAGATTTCCGTACAGAAAAGTACCACCTGGACCTCGATTGTCACCAATATAAATGTCCCTGCCGGACAACATACAGTAAAACTCCGGTTTGTGAACACAACCGGCTCCGGTTACATGATCGAATGGATCGAACTCACAAATGTCATAACCGCTATCGACAACGCACTCCCGCAGTACAGAATAAATAACGCTGATCCAGAGATAGTGGTTAACAAAAGGGGATTCAGGATAGATTTCCCTCACAGCCACGGATTCACGGCTTATTCCATCATTGGAGCTAACGGCCGGGTCATCAGAAGCGGTTCTATCAATCAGAGTAAATCGGAATTGAACATCAGCGGTCTGCCGGGCGGAATGTGGCTTATCAGGCTTGATAACCTCAACGGAGCAAAATTATTTAAAACGGTTGTAAGCGGAAAATAA